The stretch of DNA TCGGTGGCCCGTGGTTATGCTAAGCGTGGTACCGGTGCTCCGCGCGGTATCCAATCGTTCTTTGAGCCTGTTATCGTGTTCATCCGCGATGAGGTAGCCAAAAAGTCTATCGGCCCGAAGTATGAGCGCTACATGCCATACCTGCTGACGGTGTTCTTCTTCATCTGGTTTAATAACCTGATGGGCCTGCTGCCCGGTGCTGCCAACCTCACTGGCAACATTGCCGTGACGCTCACAATGGCCGTTATCACGCTGCTGGTAACGCTGTTTAGCTCCAACAAAAACTACTGGCATCACATCTTCGCCACGCCTGGCGTACCGAAGGCCCTGTTGCCGATCATGGTTCCCGTGGAGATCATCGGCATCTTTGTAAAGCCATTCTCCCTGATGGTTCGTCTGTTCGCCAACATTACGGCGGGTCACATTGTAATCCTGAGCTTTATCTCGCTCATCTTCATCTTTAAGAGCGTAGCAGTTAGCCCAGTATCTATTGCCTTCGGCCTGTTCATCAACATGCTGGAGCTGCTGGTAGCCATCCTGCAGGCCTACATCTTCACGCTGCTGACTGCCATGTACATCGGCGGCGCAGTAGAAGAGCACCACGATGCTGATTACCAGATGGGTGGTGGCGAAGGCGCTGATAATGCCCACGCTGCTCACTAAGTAGTTTTTCCCTCCTGATTTTTTCGTTTTTCACTTCCCCAAACCTTTGTTTTATGCTTCTTTCTCTGTTGTTGCAGGCCATTACTAATTCCGCTGGTCTGGCCGTATTCGGTGCTGCTATTGGTGCTGGTCTGGTTGCTTTGGGTGCCGGTCTGGGCATCGGTCGTATCGGTGGTCAGGCTATGGAAGCCATTGGCCGTCAGCCAGAAGCTTCAGGCAAAATCCAAACTGCCATGCTAATCGTAGCGGCTCTGATCGAAGGTCTGGCTCTGTTCGCAGTAGTAGTTTGCTTGCTGATTTCGTTCAATCTGTAAGCATTGAGATAGTACAGGAGCAGCCCGCTGCGCGTCGCTTCAGCGCACGGCGCAGCGGGCTGCCTTGGCTTTCTGGTACTGAGTAGTATAGGCCTAGGCCATAGTATTCAGCCACCACTTTGAGTAATAGTTCTCACTACTCACATCTATCTCATGCCTCCTATAGTAAATCCCGAATTAGGCCTGATTTTCTGGCAGGTGGTGATTTTCGGCATCGTGCTGCTCTTGCTGCGCTCGTTTGCCTGGAAACCCATCTTAGCTTCTTTGAAAGAGCGTGAAAGCTCCATCGAAGGCGCCCTGCGCATGGCTGACCAAGCCAAGCTGGAAATGCAGGAACTGAAAGCTGGCAACGAGAAGTTGTTAGCCGAAGCTCGCTTGGAGCGCGACCGGATTCTGAAAGAAGCCACCGCCGTTTCCACTCAGCTCATCGAGCAAGCCAAAACCAAGGCTACCGAAGAAGGTGCCCGCATGATTGAGCAAGCTCGTGAAGCCATTCAGAACGAGAAAAACGCAGCGCTGGCTGAGGTGAAAGGCACCGCCGCCAAGCTCTCCATTGATATTGCTGAGCGCATCCTGCGCCGCGAACTGGCCGACCAGCCAGCTCAGCAGCAGCTCGTGGACTCGTATCTGCAGGAAGTAAAACTGAACTAAGAAGTCGGGAGCTAGAAGCTAGTAGAGGTAAGCCCAACGCGGTTTTTCTTCTGGCTCCTAACTCCTAGCTCCTAACTCCTACAAGAATGTCTGAACTACGAGTTGCCTCCCGCTATGCCAAATCGTTGCTTGATTTGGCCGAGGAGCAGGGTACGCTGGAGCAAGTAAAGCAGGACATGGATCTGTTCAACCAGGTGTTGAGCGAGAACCGTGACCTTCGCTTGCTGTTGCGTAACCCCATCGTCAAGCACGACAAGAAACTGGCTATTCTGCGCGCCGTGTTCGGCGGTAAGGTGTCGGACCTCACGGAGAAGTTCTTCACCATTATTACGCAGAAAAACCGCGAAAGCGCCCTGGAATATATCGGCGCTGAGTTTCTGACCCAATATAATCTGCTGCGTGGCGTGCAGTTGGCCGAGGTTACTACCGCTACGCCGCTCAACGCTACTACCCGCTTGCAGGTGTCTGACCTGGTTCGCCAGCAGACTGGCCTACAGCAAGTCACGCTAACTGAGAAGATTGATCCAGCGCTTATCGGCGGCTTCGTGCTGCGCGTGGGCGACCGGCTCATTGATGACTCGGTTAGTTACCGGTTGCGCAAGCTGCGCACCGAATTCTCGAAGAACCCCTACCAATCTCAACTATAAGCGTCATGGCAGAAGTACGTCCGGATGAAGTATCCGCCATTCTGCGGGAGCAGCTGTCTAACTTCAAAACCGAAGCCGAACTCGAAGAGGTTGGTACGGTTCTGCAGGTAGGTGACGGTGTAGCCCGCATCTACGGTCTGGGCAAAGCCCAGTCGGGGGAATTGCTCGAATTTGAAAATGGTCTGCAGGCCCTCGTGCTTAACCTGGAAGAAGATAACGTAGGTGCCGTAATGCTCGGCGACTACTCTGAAATCCGGGAAGGCGCAACGGTACGCCGTACCAATAAAATTGCTTCCATTAAAGTTGGTGAAGGCATTGTGGGCCGCGTGGTAAACACACTTGGCCAGCCCATCGATGGTCGTGGCCCAATCCAGGGTGAGCTGTACGATATGCCCTTGGAGCGTAAAGCCCCAGGTGTAATCTACCGCCAGCCCGTAAACGAGCCCATGCAGACGGGTATCAAGGCTATCGACGCCATGATTCCAATCGGTCGTGGCCAGCGCGAACTGATCATCGGCGACCGTCAGACGGGTAAGTCAACGGTAGCTATCGACACCATCCTGAACCAGCGCGAGTTCTTCGACCGCGGTGAGCCGGTTTTCTGCATCTACGTAGCTGTAGGTCAGAAAGCTTCTACCGTTGCTCAGGTAGTAAACGCCCTGACTAAAGGCGGTGCTATGGACTACACAGTAGTAGTGTCGGCTTCGGCTTCTGACCCTGCGCCGATGCAGTTCTTTGCTCCCTTCACGGGTGCCGCCATTGGTGAGTTCTTCCGCGATACCGGTCGTCCGGCCCTCGTAGTGTACGATGACTTGTCGAAGCAGGCAGTGGCCTACCGTGAGGTGTCACTGTTGCTGCGTCGTCCTCCCGGACGTGAGGCGTACCCCGGCGACGTATTCTACCTGCACAGCCGCCTGTTGGAGCGTGCCGCGAAGATCAATGCTTCCGACACCATCGCTCGCGACATGAACGACCTGCCCGAGAGCATCAAGCACTTGGTGAAAGGTGGTGGCTCGCTGACGGCTCTGCCGCTCATCGAGACCCAGGCGGGTGACGTTTCGGCATACATCCCTACGAACGTAATTTCGATTACGGACGGCCAGATCTTCCTCGAGACCAACCTCTTCAACTCGGGTATCCGCCCCGCCATCAACGTAGGTATCTCGGTATCGCGCGTAGGTGGTAACGCGCAAATCAAGTCAATGAAGAAGGTATCGGGTACGCTGAAGCTTGACCAGGCACAGTTCCGTGAGCTGGAAGCCTTCGCCAAGTTCGGCTCTGACCTTGACGCTTCGACCAAGCTCACCATTGAGCGCGGCCGTCGTAACCTCGAAATCCTGAAGCAGCCCCAGTTCTCGCCCCAGAAGGTAGAGGATCAGGTAGCCGTAATCTACGCTGCTACCAACGGTCTGCTCGACCAGGTTCCTGTAAATAAGGTGCGTGAGTTCGAGAAGGAGTTCGTGCAGGTAATGAATACTCGTCACCCGGAGGTGCTGCAGGCACTGAAGGCTGGCAAGCTGGACGACACCGTTACCGGTGCCATCCGTCAGGTTGCCAAAGACCTGTCGGCAGTATACGCTTCTAAGTAACTGGTTGATTGTTGGTTGTTGATTGTTGGATGTTTAGCTTTTCGAAGAGCTCGTCCAGCAATCAACAATCAGCAACTGACAATCAACACTTGATAAATGGCAAGCTTAAAAGAAGTCCGGAGCCGCATCACGTCGGTGCAAAGCACGCAGCAAATCACGAAAGCCATGAAAATGGTGGCCGCGGCCAAGCTGCGTCGGGCTCAGGATAACATCCTGCGCCTGCGCCCCTACGCGCAACGGCTCAACAATATTCTGGGCAACCTGACGGCTCTGGCTGGCGATGACGTGGTAAGTGAATACGGCGTAGCCCGCGACGTAAACCGCGTTCTAATCATTGCCATTACCTCAGACCGTGGCCTAGCCGGTGCGTTCAACAGCAACATCTTCAAAGGCGTTAATGCTACCATTCAGGAGCGTTATGCTACGCAGGCTGCGGCTGGAAACGTTACGGTGCTGGCTATTGGCCGCAAGGCACATGAGTACTATGGTAAGCGTTTGCCGCTGCTAGGCAACTACACGCACGTATTCGGCAAGCTGTCGTTTGATACGGTGCGTGAAGCTGCCGAGCAGGCCATGGAAGGCTTCCGCACAGGCCAGTACGATGAAGTGGTAATGGTCTACAATGAGTTCCGGAACGTGGCTACGCAGATCGTACGCGCCGAGCAGCTGCTGCCGCTGGTGCCCAATGAGCTGCCCGTCAACGCACCGGCTGCTTCAAACGTGGACTACATCTTCGAGCCCTCGAAAGAGGAAATCGTGCAAACCCTGATTCCGCAGTCGATTAAGGTGCAGCTGTACAAGGCTGTGCTGGAAAGCAACGCTTCGGAGCACGGCGCCCGCATGACGGCCATGGAGAAAGCCACGGAAAACGCTGGTGAGCTGCTGAAGCAACTCAAGCTGACGTACAACCGTACCCGTCAGGCTGCCATCACCACCGAGATCCTCGAAATTGTGGGTGGCGCAGAAGCACTGGCTGCCAGCCGCTAAGAATATCCTGAAAACAGAAAGGCCCGATTCCGTCTGGAATCGGGCCTTTCTGTTTTCTGATAGATGGCCTAGGTCATTTTGTGGGCGCCTCACCCCCGGCCCCCTACGCCGCTTGATGCGCGGAATGAAAAAGGAGATGAGAGTCCGGAGTACACTGGTTGTGAAGCAGCTTTAGCTAGAGTTACATCTTCATGTACTCGCGCTTCGCTAGTTGTTTGCTGGGTTTCGGAATGGGTAGGTTTTGCTCTAGCAGGTTTAGGACCTGCGCTGGAGTAATTTGCGTGAAGTCTTTGATAACCTTCAGAGGCGCCTGGAATTTGGCAGGCTTGATGGAGGTGCTGAGAGCAATGCAGCGCATACCGGCTTTGTAGGCCGCTTGCTCACCCATTAGAGCATCTTCAAAGACGATGCAGCGCTCGGCCGGAATGCCTAGCTCACGAGCCGTGACAGTGTAAGTATCAGCGTGCGGTTTGCCGTGGTCTACGTCATCCTTGGTTATCACTACATCAAAGTAACGGCGCAGGTCAAGGTGGTCGATAATGTAGCCGATGGTGTCGTTGCCGGAACCGGTGCCTAGGCCTGTTTTGAAGCCAGCGGCTCGGGCATCGTGCAGGAACTGCGTGAGACCGGGCATTGCCCGGCGCTTCTCCCAGTAGAGAGTGCGGTACAGAAATTCACGCTGGTTGGCGTAGGTTTCCAATTGTTTCTTTGGAACGGGATTGGTAAATACTGTTTCCAGAATTTTGGTGGCGGGCATGCCGTTGAGACGCTTCAGCAGTTGCAGCGCATTGGTAGTGAGGCCTAGGTCACGGAACAAGAGTTGAAAGGCGCGGGCCTGTACGGACGTGTTATTTATCAGGACGCCGTCCATGTCGAAAATGAGGGCGTAGGGAGTAGATTCTGCCATAGCAGGGTAGAGGCGAAGTATAAAGTTTGGGAAGCCAGAAGTGGCCTAGCAACATGGCTACTGTACGTGGCAGGGTTGAATACGGCTGTAGACGAGGTTAGTCCGGCTGATGGGGCCTATCTTTGCGGCCACTTGTTCTAACCCGGCAGTTTGCTTCCGGAGATTAACTCTTCCTTCCTTTGAAAAAACGCCTGAGCCTGTTGCTGGCAGCCACGTTGGCTCTGCCCGCTTTCGCCCAGAAAGCCTCAAAAGCACTCGACCGCCCCAAATTGGTAGTAGGGATTGTAGTAGACCAAATGCGCTACGATTATCTCTACCGTTACTGGAGTAAGTATGGCAATGGAGGCTTCCGTCGCCTGCTTGGTGAGGGCTTTAGCTATGAAAATGCCCATTATAACTACGTGCCCACCTATACCGGGCCCGGGCACGCCAGCATTTACACGGGTACAACACCCTCGGTGCATGGCATTGTAGGTAACAACTGGCTCGTGCGCGAAGAAGGCAAGGGTACCTACGTTACTGAAGACAACACCGTGCAGTCGGTGGGAGGGACGGCCGCGGCTGGGCAACAGTCGCCGCGCCACATGCTCACCAGCACTATTACCGATGAGCTGCGCTTGGCCACCAATTTCCAGAGCAAGGTAATAGGCGTGTGCATAAAGGACCGTGGCTCCATTCTGCCCGCCGGCCACGCGGCCAATGCCGCCTACTGGTACGATGGCTCAAACGGTGCTTTCATCTCCAGTACCTTCTACCAGGCCACGCTGCCCGAGTGGGTGCAGCAGTTCAACCAGAAACAGCTGGCGGCGCAGTACCTGAGCAAGCCCTGGGAAACGCTGCTGCCCATAGGCCAGTACACCGAAAGCTCACCCGATGATGTAGCATGGGAAGGCGCATTCAGGGGCGAAGCCAAGCCGGTATTTCCGCATGATTTGCCAACCCTGAGTGCCACGCCCATTACGGCTGTAAAGCAGAACATGCAGGCAGAAGGGGAGAAGGCACCCGCCACTACACCGCGCAACCTCGATCTGATTCGCTCAACCCCCTTTGGGAACACGCTTACGCTGGAGTTTGCGCTGGAAGCCTTGCGGGCAGAACAGCTAGGCCAGCGCGGTCAGACTGATTTCCTGGCCCTGAGCTTTTCCAGCACCGACTACGTAGGCCACCAGTTCGGCCCCAATGCCATTGAAACCGAAGATACCTACCTGCGCCTTGATCGGGACCTGGAGCGCCTGTTTCAGTACCTGGATAAGACAGTAGGCCGCAAACAGGTGCTGGTGTTCCTGAGTGCCGACCACGGCGCGGCCCATTCCCCTGATTTCCTGCGCGACAAGCGGATTCCGGCAGGCTCCGTGGGCCCTGGTATCATGCGCGACTCACTGCAGCGGAAGCTGGTGCAGCTGCACGGCGCCGGCAAGTGGGTACTCAGCTATGAGAACCAGCAGGTGTATTTGAACCGACCCCTGATTGAGGAGAAAAAGCTTGACCTCTACCAGATGCAGCGGGAAGTAGCCAAACTAATGACTGGCTTTGCCGGCGTAACCCGGGCTATTACGGCCGAAGACCTGCAGAAATCGCACTGGGAGAGCGGGATGCTGATGTATCTGGAAAATGGCTACTTCCCCAAGCGCTCCGGCGACGTGATGGTGGTGCTGGCGCCCGGCTGGCTAGAGTCATACCAATACCCCATCAACAAAGGCACCACGCACGGCTCCTCGGGCAACTATGACACGCACATTCCCATGGTATTCTGGGGCTGGCATGTAAAGCACGGCGAGTCATCAGCTCCGGCTAAAATCACCGATATTGCGGCCACATTGGCTCGCTGGCTGCACATTCAGGAGCCCGATGGCTGCACGGGGCAGCCTCTGCAGGAGGTATTGTCGCAGAGGTAGCCCTGGCAACGTAAAAAGCAGAACAACGTAGGCCTCTTGCCGATTTGCACCATCAAACGCACCAGCTGCGTATACACACTTCTTTAACTACCACTACTTACTGCGCGGCACACGGCCGCGCGCCTACTTTCCTCTCACATGGCTCATTTTAACCCCTGGCACGACGTTGAGCGTGGCGAAAACGCTCCTGCTGTTGTCAACGGCATTATTGAAATTCCTAAAGGCTCTAAGGGCAAATATGAGCTGGACAAAGACAGTGGCCTCCTGAAGCTGGACCGCGTGCTGTTTTCGGCAGTGCACTATCCCGCCGCGTACGGCTTTATTCCTAAGACCTATTGCGACGACAAAGACCCACTGGATATTCTGGTGCTGTGCTCAGTTGACATTGTACCCATGTGCCTGGTAGAAGCTAAGGTGATTGGTGTGATGCAGATGATTGACCAGGACGAAGAGGACGACAAAATCATTGCTGTAGCCGCCAACGACGTGTCGGTTAACCACTATAATGATATCTCTGATCTGCCCCCACACACTTTGTTGGAGATGCAGCGTTTCTTTGAAGATTACAAAGCGCTGGAGCACAAACATGTGAGCGTAGAGCGCTTCATGGGCCGCGAAGACGCCTACCGCATCAT from Hymenobacter taeanensis encodes:
- the atpE gene encoding ATP synthase F0 subunit C — its product is MLLSLLLQAITNSAGLAVFGAAIGAGLVALGAGLGIGRIGGQAMEAIGRQPEASGKIQTAMLIVAALIEGLALFAVVVCLLISFNL
- the atpG gene encoding ATP synthase F1 subunit gamma; its protein translation is MASLKEVRSRITSVQSTQQITKAMKMVAAAKLRRAQDNILRLRPYAQRLNNILGNLTALAGDDVVSEYGVARDVNRVLIIAITSDRGLAGAFNSNIFKGVNATIQERYATQAAAGNVTVLAIGRKAHEYYGKRLPLLGNYTHVFGKLSFDTVREAAEQAMEGFRTGQYDEVVMVYNEFRNVATQIVRAEQLLPLVPNELPVNAPAASNVDYIFEPSKEEIVQTLIPQSIKVQLYKAVLESNASEHGARMTAMEKATENAGELLKQLKLTYNRTRQAAITTEILEIVGGAEALAASR
- the atpH gene encoding ATP synthase F1 subunit delta — encoded protein: MSELRVASRYAKSLLDLAEEQGTLEQVKQDMDLFNQVLSENRDLRLLLRNPIVKHDKKLAILRAVFGGKVSDLTEKFFTIITQKNRESALEYIGAEFLTQYNLLRGVQLAEVTTATPLNATTRLQVSDLVRQQTGLQQVTLTEKIDPALIGGFVLRVGDRLIDDSVSYRLRKLRTEFSKNPYQSQL
- a CDS encoding HAD family hydrolase, with protein sequence MAESTPYALIFDMDGVLINNTSVQARAFQLLFRDLGLTTNALQLLKRLNGMPATKILETVFTNPVPKKQLETYANQREFLYRTLYWEKRRAMPGLTQFLHDARAAGFKTGLGTGSGNDTIGYIIDHLDLRRYFDVVITKDDVDHGKPHADTYTVTARELGIPAERCIVFEDALMGEQAAYKAGMRCIALSTSIKPAKFQAPLKVIKDFTQITPAQVLNLLEQNLPIPKPSKQLAKREYMKM
- the atpB gene encoding F0F1 ATP synthase subunit A encodes the protein MKRLLIALFCILSLPVFAQEHGSAAAEGAKTEEFRPGDMILHHIGDSHEWHWFSNDNNHFTTYLPVIAFRPGKGLSVFSSRNLAEGKVYDGLKLEHEKLEAEDGGKVYDFSITKNVASLMLSAAILLLVFTSVARGYAKRGTGAPRGIQSFFEPVIVFIRDEVAKKSIGPKYERYMPYLLTVFFFIWFNNLMGLLPGAANLTGNIAVTLTMAVITLLVTLFSSNKNYWHHIFATPGVPKALLPIMVPVEIIGIFVKPFSLMVRLFANITAGHIVILSFISLIFIFKSVAVSPVSIAFGLFINMLELLVAILQAYIFTLLTAMYIGGAVEEHHDADYQMGGGEGADNAHAAH
- a CDS encoding inorganic diphosphatase, producing the protein MAHFNPWHDVERGENAPAVVNGIIEIPKGSKGKYELDKDSGLLKLDRVLFSAVHYPAAYGFIPKTYCDDKDPLDILVLCSVDIVPMCLVEAKVIGVMQMIDQDEEDDKIIAVAANDVSVNHYNDISDLPPHTLLEMQRFFEDYKALEHKHVSVERFMGREDAYRIIEESIKLYNETFPNGNEQDAASLKEVIS
- the atpA gene encoding F0F1 ATP synthase subunit alpha; translated protein: MAEVRPDEVSAILREQLSNFKTEAELEEVGTVLQVGDGVARIYGLGKAQSGELLEFENGLQALVLNLEEDNVGAVMLGDYSEIREGATVRRTNKIASIKVGEGIVGRVVNTLGQPIDGRGPIQGELYDMPLERKAPGVIYRQPVNEPMQTGIKAIDAMIPIGRGQRELIIGDRQTGKSTVAIDTILNQREFFDRGEPVFCIYVAVGQKASTVAQVVNALTKGGAMDYTVVVSASASDPAPMQFFAPFTGAAIGEFFRDTGRPALVVYDDLSKQAVAYREVSLLLRRPPGREAYPGDVFYLHSRLLERAAKINASDTIARDMNDLPESIKHLVKGGGSLTALPLIETQAGDVSAYIPTNVISITDGQIFLETNLFNSGIRPAINVGISVSRVGGNAQIKSMKKVSGTLKLDQAQFRELEAFAKFGSDLDASTKLTIERGRRNLEILKQPQFSPQKVEDQVAVIYAATNGLLDQVPVNKVREFEKEFVQVMNTRHPEVLQALKAGKLDDTVTGAIRQVAKDLSAVYASK
- the pafA gene encoding alkaline phosphatase PafA, whose amino-acid sequence is MKKRLSLLLAATLALPAFAQKASKALDRPKLVVGIVVDQMRYDYLYRYWSKYGNGGFRRLLGEGFSYENAHYNYVPTYTGPGHASIYTGTTPSVHGIVGNNWLVREEGKGTYVTEDNTVQSVGGTAAAGQQSPRHMLTSTITDELRLATNFQSKVIGVCIKDRGSILPAGHAANAAYWYDGSNGAFISSTFYQATLPEWVQQFNQKQLAAQYLSKPWETLLPIGQYTESSPDDVAWEGAFRGEAKPVFPHDLPTLSATPITAVKQNMQAEGEKAPATTPRNLDLIRSTPFGNTLTLEFALEALRAEQLGQRGQTDFLALSFSSTDYVGHQFGPNAIETEDTYLRLDRDLERLFQYLDKTVGRKQVLVFLSADHGAAHSPDFLRDKRIPAGSVGPGIMRDSLQRKLVQLHGAGKWVLSYENQQVYLNRPLIEEKKLDLYQMQREVAKLMTGFAGVTRAITAEDLQKSHWESGMLMYLENGYFPKRSGDVMVVLAPGWLESYQYPINKGTTHGSSGNYDTHIPMVFWGWHVKHGESSAPAKITDIAATLARWLHIQEPDGCTGQPLQEVLSQR